A window from Vigna angularis cultivar LongXiaoDou No.4 chromosome 7, ASM1680809v1, whole genome shotgun sequence encodes these proteins:
- the LOC108337906 gene encoding LOW QUALITY PROTEIN: uncharacterized protein LOC108337906 (The sequence of the model RefSeq protein was modified relative to this genomic sequence to represent the inferred CDS: substituted 1 base at 1 genomic stop codon) produces the protein MANMQIVPAYNNIVEAQYVEMMVPLYSYGCEKKIKKNLLQSXSHIAGIYSVNVDYYEQKVTVWGICNKNDVLETVRSKRKYARFWNQEDNVVLEKSQSSSSSPSQFPPKDFKPSLALTKVRSLSLKAWKKIFTRSYSF, from the exons ATGGCCAACATGCAAATTGTCCCAGCTTACAACAACATTGTAGAGGCACAGTATGTTGAAATGATGGTTCCATTGTATTCTTATGGATgtgagaagaaaataaagaaaaacctTCTCCAATCTTAAAG TCAT ATTGCAGGCATATACTCTGTGAACGTGGATTACTATGAACAGAAGGTGACTGTGTGGGGAATTTGCAACAAAAATGACGTGCTAGAAACCGTGAGAAGCAAGAGAAAATATGCAAGGTTTTGGAACCAAGAAGACAATGTTGTATTAGAGAAATCACAATCATCCTCATCTTCACCATCACAGTTTCCTCCGAAAGATTTCAAACCCTCTTTAGCTTTAACCAAGGTTCGCTCTCTCAGTTTGAAAGCATGGAAGAAGATCTTCACTAGATCATATTCTTTCTGA